One genomic segment of Vagococcus intermedius includes these proteins:
- the sppA gene encoding signal peptide peptidase SppA codes for MNKKRWIAVGIAAGLLLATSLVAVPDAKTELTSHMTDSQLSEVVINERDDNQKIALLQLDGTIGPTESAGLFGSEGYNHDFFMSQLKAIEGDETVKGVLLEVNTPGGGVYESAEIARELTKIQKDRKIPLYVSMKNMAASGGYYVSAKADKIFATEETMTGSIGVIMTGLNMSEFFDKIGFKDETVKSGQFKDIGSSTRKWTKEERDVLQKNIDSSYNRFVKLVAEGRGMSEEAVKKIADGRIYDGQQAKENGLVDELGYPDEALEALRKEHKLRDASVISYDNTNNSFAKSLGGNWLSSAINQLTGFKSQSPLNQSLMPKEEVSPLEMMYLYGGE; via the coding sequence ATGACAGATAGTCAATTGTCAGAGGTAGTCATCAATGAACGTGATGACAATCAAAAAATTGCGTTGTTACAGCTAGATGGCACAATTGGCCCAACAGAATCAGCTGGTTTATTTGGTAGTGAGGGCTATAATCATGATTTTTTCATGTCGCAATTGAAAGCGATTGAAGGAGACGAAACTGTTAAAGGGGTCTTACTAGAAGTGAATACACCGGGTGGTGGCGTTTATGAAAGTGCTGAAATCGCTCGTGAATTAACAAAAATTCAAAAAGATCGTAAGATACCACTCTATGTGTCGATGAAAAATATGGCAGCTAGTGGCGGGTATTATGTTTCAGCTAAGGCTGATAAAATTTTTGCAACAGAAGAAACGATGACAGGATCAATCGGTGTGATTATGACGGGATTAAATATGTCAGAATTTTTTGATAAGATTGGTTTTAAAGACGAAACTGTTAAAAGTGGTCAGTTTAAAGATATAGGGTCAAGTACTCGTAAGTGGACAAAAGAAGAACGTGACGTACTGCAAAAAAATATTGATAGCTCCTATAATCGTTTTGTTAAACTAGTTGCAGAGGGTCGTGGGATGTCAGAAGAAGCGGTTAAAAAAATTGCAGATGGTCGTATCTATGATGGACAACAAGCTAAAGAAAATGGCTTGGTCGATGAATTAGGCTATCCTGATGAAGCGCTAGAAGCACTGAGAAAAGAGCATAAATTACGTGATGCCTCAGTGATTAGCTATGACAATACTAATAATTCATTTGCTAAAAGTTTAGGTGGTAATTGGTTAAGTTCAGCTATCAATCAGTTGACAGGATTTAAGAGTCAATCTCCTTTAAATCAATCACTAATGCCAAAAGAAGAGGTATCACCTCTTGAAATGATGTATTTATACGGAGGGGAGTAA
- a CDS encoding RDD family protein — MIKASKSQHEKKEVTDYFQHLKEKEKNNLPDDPKTRYQRQSAWSYLTTARKSKKSPVFHDFPDYFYAGFWIRLYAFLVDLICINALSTFFVWLIPTSMINLQGIAIVESIIYLGYFILMTKLTNGQTIGKMIFGIQVVCFNEARLSWETVLIREGACRFMMQVGPFMLAYLVTIFTGKKQHIGDFFSDTSVVTLNTLKAYNGMSQ; from the coding sequence ATGATTAAAGCCAGTAAAAGTCAGCATGAAAAAAAAGAAGTGACAGATTATTTTCAACATTTAAAAGAGAAAGAAAAAAATAATCTCCCGGATGATCCAAAAACGAGATACCAAAGACAAAGTGCATGGTCTTATTTGACAACAGCAAGGAAAAGTAAAAAATCGCCAGTATTTCATGATTTTCCAGACTATTTTTATGCAGGTTTTTGGATCAGGTTGTACGCTTTTTTAGTTGATTTAATTTGTATCAATGCGCTATCAACATTTTTTGTTTGGTTAATCCCGACATCGATGATTAATTTACAAGGAATAGCGATTGTTGAGTCAATTATCTATTTAGGTTATTTTATTTTGATGACAAAGTTAACCAATGGTCAAACAATTGGGAAGATGATCTTTGGTATTCAAGTTGTTTGTTTTAATGAAGCAAGGTTGAGCTGGGAAACGGTTTTGATTAGAGAAGGAGCTTGTCGTTTTATGATGCAGGTGGGGCCTTTTATGCTGGCTTATTTAGTAACAATTTTTACTGGAAAAAAACAACATATTGGTGATTTTTTCAGTGATACAAGTGTTGTGACGTTGAACACGCTAAAAGCATATAATGGTATGAGTCAATAG
- the tig gene encoding trigger factor: MTAKFEKKGTNDGVLTFEIDKELVAQGLTKTFNRVKKNLSAPGFRKGKISRQLFNKMYGEAALYEDTLNDLLPAAYQAAIEEAGIKPVVQPTIDIQSMEADSNWVIDAKVILKPEVKLGDYKGLTVDKQDTDVTDEEVEEAIASKQAALAELVLKESAAANGDTVVIDYKGTKDGVAFDGGTADNYSLELGSGSFIPGFEEQLVGAKAGDSVDVKVTFPEEYHSEDLAGAEAVFAVTVHEVKAKELPELDDEFAKDVDDSVETLADLKAKIRTDLEVNKLNAAKEAVQELAIQQAVDNAEIVDLPGEMVHAEVHRAMEEFLNNMQRQGIQPEMYYQLTGTTEADLHTQFEGEAETRVKTNLVIEAIAAEEKFEATEEDLANEVKTLAETYAMEEAEIRKVLNDDMLSHDIVLKKALDVITETVKQA; the protein is encoded by the coding sequence ATGACTGCCAAGTTTGAAAAGAAAGGCACCAATGATGGTGTATTAACATTTGAAATCGATAAAGAATTAGTAGCACAAGGCTTAACAAAAACATTTAACCGCGTGAAGAAAAACCTAAGCGCACCAGGTTTCCGTAAAGGTAAAATTTCACGTCAATTATTTAATAAAATGTATGGCGAAGCAGCATTGTATGAAGATACTTTAAATGATCTTTTACCAGCAGCTTACCAAGCAGCAATTGAAGAAGCTGGAATTAAACCAGTTGTTCAACCAACAATTGATATCCAAAGTATGGAAGCTGACTCAAACTGGGTTATCGATGCTAAAGTTATCTTAAAACCTGAAGTTAAATTAGGTGATTACAAAGGTCTTACAGTAGACAAACAAGATACAGATGTAACAGATGAAGAAGTTGAAGAAGCTATTGCTTCAAAACAAGCAGCTTTAGCTGAATTAGTTTTAAAAGAAAGTGCTGCTGCTAATGGCGATACTGTTGTAATCGACTACAAAGGTACGAAAGATGGCGTAGCTTTTGATGGTGGTACAGCTGATAACTATTCATTAGAATTAGGTTCAGGCTCATTCATTCCTGGTTTTGAAGAACAATTAGTTGGCGCTAAAGCTGGCGATTCTGTAGATGTTAAAGTAACTTTCCCAGAAGAATACCATTCAGAAGATTTAGCTGGTGCTGAAGCAGTCTTTGCTGTAACAGTTCACGAAGTTAAAGCAAAAGAATTACCAGAATTAGATGACGAATTTGCTAAAGATGTTGATGATTCAGTAGAAACATTAGCTGACTTAAAAGCTAAAATCCGTACTGATTTAGAAGTTAACAAATTAAACGCTGCAAAAGAAGCTGTTCAAGAATTAGCTATCCAACAAGCTGTTGACAATGCTGAAATCGTTGACCTACCAGGTGAAATGGTTCACGCTGAAGTACACCGTGCTATGGAAGAATTCTTAAACAACATGCAACGTCAAGGAATCCAACCAGAAATGTATTACCAATTAACAGGTACAACTGAAGCTGACTTACACACTCAATTTGAAGGTGAAGCAGAAACTCGCGTTAAAACTAACTTAGTAATCGAAGCTATCGCTGCTGAAGAGAAATTTGAAGCAACTGAAGAAGATCTTGCTAACGAAGTTAAAACTTTAGCTGAAACTTATGCTATGGAAGAGGCTGAAATTCGTAAAGTCTTAAATGACGATATGTTAAGCCATGACATCGTATTGAAAAAAGCTTTAGACGTAATTACAGAAACTGTTAAACAAGCTTAA